Proteins encoded in a region of the Pseudomonas shahriarae genome:
- a CDS encoding anhydro-N-acetylmuramic acid kinase, with translation MALYIGVMSGTSLDGLDIALIEQDTAVKLIATHYIPMPESLRAELLGLCASGPDEIARSAIAQQSWVTLAAQGIHAVLEQQQLTHHDIHAIGSHGQTIRHEPARGFTVQIGNPALLTELTGITVVSDFRSRDVAAGGQGAPLVPAFHEALFGEATGNRAVLNVGGFSNLSLIETGKPVAGFDCGPGNVLLDAWIHQQRGENFDRDGQWAATGKVEPQLLNALLSDPFFLTKGPKSTGREVFNLPWLEHHLGRLPSFNAQDIQATLLELTVQTIVESLKTAQPQTETLLVCGGGAHNSTLMNRLAAMLPTTRVSSTATHGVDPDWVEAMAFAWLAHCCLEGIAANRPSVTGARGLRVLGAIYPA, from the coding sequence ATGGCGCTCTATATAGGTGTCATGTCCGGGACCAGCCTTGATGGCCTGGACATAGCGCTGATCGAGCAAGATACGGCGGTCAAGTTGATCGCCACACATTACATCCCCATGCCTGAATCCCTGCGCGCCGAGCTGCTGGGCCTTTGCGCCAGTGGCCCGGATGAAATTGCACGCTCGGCGATTGCCCAGCAAAGCTGGGTAACGCTCGCAGCCCAGGGCATTCATGCCGTGCTTGAGCAGCAGCAACTCACTCACCACGACATCCATGCGATTGGCAGCCATGGGCAGACCATTCGCCACGAGCCCGCCCGCGGTTTCACCGTGCAGATTGGCAACCCCGCCCTACTGACCGAACTGACCGGAATAACCGTCGTCAGCGACTTTCGCAGCCGCGATGTAGCCGCCGGCGGCCAGGGAGCACCACTGGTGCCCGCCTTTCACGAAGCGCTGTTCGGCGAGGCTACTGGTAACCGCGCAGTATTGAATGTCGGCGGCTTCAGCAATCTGAGCCTGATCGAAACCGGCAAACCCGTAGCGGGTTTTGATTGCGGCCCGGGCAACGTTCTGCTGGACGCCTGGATTCACCAGCAAAGGGGCGAAAACTTTGACCGCGACGGCCAATGGGCCGCGACGGGAAAGGTCGAGCCACAGTTGCTTAACGCATTGCTCAGCGACCCCTTCTTCCTGACCAAGGGGCCGAAAAGCACTGGGCGCGAAGTCTTCAACCTGCCTTGGCTGGAACACCACCTCGGTCGACTGCCATCGTTCAATGCCCAGGATATCCAGGCCACGCTGCTGGAACTGACCGTACAGACCATCGTCGAGTCGTTGAAAACCGCACAGCCGCAAACCGAAACCCTGCTGGTGTGTGGCGGCGGCGCCCATAACTCGACGCTGATGAACCGCCTCGCCGCCATGCTACCGACCACCCGTGTCAGCAGCACCGCCACCCACGGTGTAGACCCCGACTGGGTGGAAGCCATGGCCTTCGCCTGGCTGGCCCATTGCTGCCTGGAAGGTATCGCCGCCAACCGTCCAAGCGTGACAGGCGCCCGCGGCCTTCGTGTACTTGGCGCGATCTACCCCGCCTGA
- the argC gene encoding N-acetyl-gamma-glutamyl-phosphate reductase, giving the protein MVKVGIVGGTGYTGVELLRLLAQHPQAEVVVITSRSEAGLAVADMYPNLRGHYDGLAFSVPDIKTLGACDVVFFATPHGVAHALAGELLAAGTKVIDLSADFRLQDADEWAKWYGQPHGAPELLEEAVYGLPEVNREQIKQARLIAVPGCYPTATQLGFLPLLEAGLADASRLIADCKSGVSGAGRGAAVGSLYSETSESMKAYAVKGHRHLPEIRQGLRRAAGSDVGLTFVPHLTPMIRGIHSTLYATVVDRSVDLQALFEKRYANEPFVDVMPAGSHPETRSVRGANVCRIAVHRPQDGDLVVVLSVIDNLVKGASGQAVQNMNILFGLDEKLGLSHAGMLP; this is encoded by the coding sequence ATGGTCAAGGTCGGTATCGTCGGCGGCACGGGTTACACCGGTGTCGAATTGCTGCGTCTGTTGGCTCAGCATCCGCAAGCTGAGGTAGTGGTCATTACCTCCCGATCCGAGGCCGGCCTGGCCGTTGCCGATATGTACCCCAACCTGCGCGGCCATTACGACGGCCTGGCGTTCAGCGTTCCGGATATCAAGACCCTGGGCGCCTGCGATGTGGTGTTTTTCGCGACCCCCCACGGTGTTGCCCATGCGTTGGCCGGCGAGCTGCTGGCCGCAGGGACCAAGGTCATTGACCTCTCGGCGGACTTCCGTTTGCAGGATGCCGATGAGTGGGCCAAGTGGTACGGTCAGCCCCATGGTGCTCCAGAGCTGCTTGAAGAGGCGGTGTACGGCTTGCCAGAGGTTAATCGTGAGCAGATCAAGCAGGCGCGTCTGATCGCCGTGCCGGGTTGCTATCCGACGGCTACGCAGCTGGGTTTCCTACCGCTGCTGGAAGCTGGTCTGGCGGACGCCTCGCGCCTGATTGCCGACTGCAAGTCGGGCGTCAGCGGCGCTGGTCGCGGTGCAGCAGTAGGCTCCTTGTACTCCGAGACCTCGGAAAGCATGAAGGCGTATGCCGTAAAGGGGCATCGCCATCTGCCGGAAATTCGCCAGGGGCTGCGGCGTGCGGCGGGCAGTGACGTCGGTCTGACGTTCGTGCCGCACCTGACCCCGATGATCCGGGGGATTCACTCGACACTGTATGCAACGGTCGTGGATCGCTCGGTGGATCTGCAGGCATTGTTTGAAAAGCGTTATGCCAATGAGCCGTTCGTCGATGTAATGCCTGCCGGTAGTCACCCGGAAACCCGCAGCGTGCGCGGTGCCAACGTGTGCCGGATTGCCGTGCATCGTCCGCAGGATGGCGACTTGGTGGTGGTGCTGTCGGTTATCGATAATCTGGTCAAGGGCGCGTCGGGCCAGGCTGTGCAGAACATGAACATCTTGTTCGGCCTTGATGAGAAGCTCGGTTTGTCCCACGCCGGCATGCTGCCTTAA
- the erpA gene encoding iron-sulfur cluster insertion protein ErpA, which translates to MSVESFTPTALQFTHGAAHKVKSLVDEEGNDRLKLRVFVTGGGCSGFQYGFTFDEDVADDDTIVEREGVSLVVDPMSFQYLAGAEVDYQEGLEGSRFVIKNPNATTTCGCGSSFSI; encoded by the coding sequence ATGAGCGTTGAATCCTTCACCCCCACGGCTTTGCAATTCACCCACGGTGCTGCGCACAAGGTGAAGAGCCTGGTCGATGAAGAGGGTAATGATCGCTTGAAGCTGCGCGTATTCGTTACGGGCGGCGGTTGTTCAGGGTTTCAGTACGGCTTCACCTTCGATGAAGATGTGGCTGACGACGACACCATTGTCGAGCGCGAAGGCGTAAGCCTGGTCGTGGATCCGATGAGCTTCCAGTACTTGGCAGGTGCCGAGGTGGACTACCAGGAAGGTTTGGAAGGCTCACGCTTTGTGATCAAGAACCCGAATGCCACCACGACGTGTGGTTGCGGTTCGTCTTTCTCGATCTGA
- the hemJ gene encoding protoporphyrinogen oxidase HemJ: MLYLWLKAFHIVSIVCWFAGLFYLPRLFVYHAQSQDAVSQERFCIMERKLYKGIMLPSMIATLVFGIWLISLNPSIFSQGGWMHAKLTLVVILIGYHHMCGAQVKRFARGENTRSHVFYRWFNEVPVLILLAIVILVVVKPF, from the coding sequence ATGCTTTATCTATGGCTCAAAGCCTTCCATATCGTCAGCATTGTCTGCTGGTTTGCCGGGCTGTTTTACCTGCCGCGCCTGTTCGTCTACCACGCACAAAGCCAGGATGCCGTCAGCCAGGAACGCTTCTGCATCATGGAGCGCAAGCTGTACAAGGGCATCATGCTGCCGTCGATGATCGCCACGCTGGTATTCGGCATCTGGTTGATCAGCCTTAACCCGAGCATCTTCAGCCAGGGTGGCTGGATGCACGCCAAGCTGACCCTGGTGGTGATCCTGATCGGTTACCACCATATGTGTGGCGCTCAGGTAAAACGTTTTGCCCGTGGCGAAAACACCCGCAGCCATGTCTTTTATCGCTGGTTCAATGAGGTGCCGGTTCTGATATTGCTGGCTATTGTAATTTTGGTCGTCGTCAAGCCGTTCTAA
- a CDS encoding NAD(P)H-dependent flavin oxidoreductase, with product MSLPALLEQRLRLPVVAAPMFLISNPQLVLACCRNGVVGSFPALNQRESSGFKAWLEEIEAGLALLDNPAPYAVNLIVHHSNPRLEADLAICVEHKVPIVITSLGAVKELVDAVHSYGGLVFHDVTTRRHAEKAAEAGVDGLIAVAAGAGGHAGTWSPFSLVAEIRQFFDKTLLLAGCLNHGHEILAAQLLGADLAYFGTRFIATTESHAPDAYKEMLLTSRAADIVHTPAVSGVPASFMRQSLENAGFDLAALQGKGEVNFGSKLKPLSDEAKAWKTVWSAGQGVGEIDDLPSVDELVARLDAEYRKAREHAAQLRWPR from the coding sequence ATGTCGCTGCCCGCTTTGCTTGAACAACGTCTGCGCCTGCCCGTGGTGGCTGCGCCGATGTTCCTGATTTCCAATCCGCAACTGGTCCTGGCGTGCTGCCGCAATGGCGTGGTCGGGAGCTTTCCGGCACTCAACCAGCGTGAAAGCAGTGGCTTCAAGGCCTGGCTGGAAGAAATCGAAGCGGGCCTGGCGCTGCTGGACAACCCCGCGCCCTACGCGGTCAACCTGATCGTGCACCACAGCAACCCGCGCCTTGAGGCTGACCTGGCGATTTGCGTCGAGCACAAGGTGCCGATCGTTATCACCAGCCTGGGCGCAGTCAAGGAATTGGTAGACGCCGTACACAGCTACGGCGGCCTGGTGTTCCACGACGTCACCACTCGGCGCCATGCCGAAAAGGCCGCCGAAGCCGGGGTCGATGGGCTGATCGCGGTGGCGGCAGGGGCTGGTGGCCACGCCGGCACTTGGAGCCCATTTTCGCTGGTCGCCGAAATTCGCCAGTTCTTCGACAAGACCCTGTTGCTGGCCGGCTGCCTGAACCATGGGCACGAAATCCTCGCCGCGCAATTGCTCGGGGCTGATCTCGCGTATTTCGGCACGCGCTTTATCGCCACCACCGAAAGCCACGCCCCCGATGCCTATAAAGAGATGCTGCTCACATCGCGCGCAGCCGATATCGTGCACACTCCGGCGGTGTCCGGCGTACCTGCAAGCTTTATGCGCCAGAGTCTGGAAAACGCCGGTTTCGACCTCGCCGCCCTGCAAGGCAAGGGCGAAGTCAACTTTGGCTCCAAGCTCAAACCACTCAGCGACGAGGCCAAAGCCTGGAAGACCGTATGGTCCGCCGGCCAAGGCGTCGGTGAGATTGACGATTTACCCAGTGTCGATGAACTGGTTGCCCGCCTTGATGCCGAATACCGCAAGGCGCGCGAGCACGCAGCACAATTGCGCTGGCCGCGCTGA
- a CDS encoding DUF805 domain-containing protein has protein sequence MSDNRFKIVFDGALLPGVESTTAKLNLAELFKSEVEAIEKLFTGRPVALKRDLSRPDAETYLAALKNAGVDARIEAEQPVAFNLAETHETGSGASDFSRPATSPYAPPRAAVGDDLPEFSTLNVFTVNGRIGRLRFLAWTLVLSLALFAIVGALFTVGVGIAAASPTAAIIIGSLLGLVLLVASVWMSVLITVQRLHDLGWSGWLWFLNLVPIVGSIFPILLIVLPGNAGANQYGAPPPRNSTAVKVLATLWLALLPLIFAAAVMLAMGGYLDQLETSVDSDYESSSMSTDEEADQSVIAGEEDVQSADDAAEPVDSPQE, from the coding sequence ATGAGCGACAACCGTTTCAAGATTGTGTTTGATGGAGCCTTGCTCCCGGGTGTCGAAAGCACCACCGCCAAGCTGAACCTGGCCGAATTGTTCAAAAGCGAAGTCGAGGCGATCGAAAAGCTCTTCACCGGGCGTCCAGTCGCCCTCAAGCGCGACCTGTCTCGCCCCGATGCCGAAACCTACCTGGCCGCCCTGAAAAACGCCGGGGTGGATGCGCGCATCGAAGCTGAACAGCCTGTGGCTTTCAACCTGGCTGAAACCCACGAGACCGGCTCCGGCGCCTCCGATTTTTCGCGCCCGGCCACCTCGCCGTATGCACCACCGCGCGCAGCCGTGGGGGACGACCTCCCAGAGTTTTCCACCCTCAACGTGTTCACCGTCAACGGCCGTATCGGGCGCCTGCGTTTCCTGGCCTGGACCCTGGTCCTGAGCCTGGCGCTGTTCGCCATCGTGGGCGCCTTGTTCACCGTGGGCGTGGGTATTGCCGCGGCATCTCCCACTGCGGCGATCATCATTGGCTCACTGCTTGGTCTGGTCTTGCTCGTGGCATCGGTGTGGATGAGCGTCCTGATCACCGTGCAGCGCCTGCATGACCTGGGCTGGTCCGGCTGGTTATGGTTCCTGAACCTGGTGCCGATCGTGGGCAGCATTTTCCCGATCCTGTTGATCGTGCTGCCCGGCAATGCAGGCGCCAACCAATATGGTGCACCACCGCCACGCAACTCGACCGCAGTAAAGGTCCTGGCCACCCTGTGGCTGGCGCTGCTCCCATTGATATTCGCCGCCGCAGTGATGCTGGCCATGGGCGGTTACCTGGACCAGCTCGAAACCAGCGTGGACAGTGACTACGAAAGCAGCTCCATGTCCACCGATGAAGAAGCTGACCAGAGCGTCATCGCCGGTGAAGAAGATGTGCAAAGTGCTGACGATGCGGCCGAACCTGTAGACTCTCCGCAAGAATGA